The Prevotella herbatica genome contains the following window.
TCTCTCCATAGGTTTCGAGCAAATAGGACATGTGGCTTTATCGCTCTCTATAGATAAAGTAGAATAGCCACAATTCTTGCATCTAAAAAGTGGTTTACGATAAACATTTAGACTATTTTCTTTCAAAGATACCATATTTTGGCGATTGTATTTATAGTCAGCCACACCAACTGCCTTAAAAATCTTTTTATCTTTTACAAGTTCATGCCCAGGAGCAAAAGAATTAATAGCCATGTCTAAGTCTCTAGTAACGATATCTTCAGCCGGCAATTTGTCAGGTTTGTTCAAATATAAGTTCCTTGTTCTTGTAGGAAATCCAAACATGGGTAACATACCTGCATTGGCCAACCTTTCACTCAATGAATCTTGAGTAAAGTCAGTGCTGGAAGCAATATCAGATATTCTACCAATAAACTCAGTTTGCATATTTTTCAAAATAGATTTCCTATCATTATCTGTTATAAGAGTCTCTTTTGTTACAACCTCAATAATATGTTTAATCTCATTAGTATGATATTTTATCCATTTTTCAGCAATAAGCTTATTCGTTGGTTCCCAATCAAAAACATTTCCAAAATTACCATGAATATTATCATTTGCGGAAGAAACTTGAGAGTTCAAGAATACGTGATAAAGCACTTCCTTATAAATAATTCTTTCAGCGATCTCTTTTATTCTAACCTCAAGATAAGGATCTTTTGGAGAGGAAGACACCATGCGTTCAGGTTCTTGATAGTGTGTCTGATCATGACTACTTCCTTTTGCTATAGTCAACGCTACTGCTAGTGGGTTACCTCTTCTCCCTGCTCGACCTACACGTTGTTGATAATTAAAACGTTGTGGTGGCACATTACCCATCATAACTACAGATAAAGAACCAATATCAACACCAGCCTCCATTGTGGTGGTGACACTAAGTAAATCAATACCATCAACAATTGGTGTTTCATCATTAAGAAAAATATCTTGAAATAATCTCTGACGTCTACGCGAGTCTGACTTAGAAGTTTGTCCTGTCATTTCTTCACAATGTAATCTATAGATATCATTTGTATCATTTACCAACGACAAATAATAATCTTGAGGATCCTGTAAGTCTTGTGCTGTTATAGTTTTATGAATTGTCAATCTACTTTGACAATTGGTACAGATTCCATTTGATGGCTGAAGATGTACTGTTTTACATATTGGACATATCCAATATTCCATTCCCAAGTATGATTTAACAAATGCGATTCCCTTACCTGTTAGCTGTATGTAATTCTTATCAAGAATCTCCATACCACGCATAGTCTCTTTCAGTAATTCTATTATTTGCCTCACATGTTTACTACCATAAATAGAATTAATCATCTTTCTAACAGACATAGGGAAGGACTTTGGAGTTGGATACTTTGAATCATATCCTGTGATCCTCCGCTTTTCTCCAAGAATTCTAACAGTAGAATTTATAAGTTGCTCTAGTCGATTATCCATATTATTAGTTTGAATACAAGAAATATATCCCAACTTCATCGCTTCAAAAGATTTTTTCTTGTTAGCAAACAAACTAATTAGCAGTTCCTGTCTGTTTGCAAGACAAATTTTATTATAATATTCTTCGGCATAATCTCCTAGACCATCTTTTTTTCTATATTCTTTGAAATCAAACAAATTCCACCATGCTCCTGAAAATAAATTAGTAGATAAAGAAGGTTTAGGCCCTGCCGGATTAGTTCCAATTTTTAACAGACCACTAAACACATCAGAAGTTATATATGGGAAACCTATATTTTCAATATTTTTAAACTTAAATTTTAGTTCTATAGCCTCTTGTTCAGTTAATCCATAGCGTTTACTCCGAATCATTTGGATCAAACTAGCATATATATTTTTATTACTAAGAGCTATCATTTTATCGTTTTCTTCTCTAGACTGTATAATTCTATCTTTCGCCTGAAATTGTTTTAGGAAATTAATAACTTCGTCATCGCCTTTCAAAGCATGAAGCATAAGCCACCGAACAACATCACGATAATGATCTAATTCTATTCCTGCCGATAACTTTGCCGCAGCTTGACGACTATCAGAAAACAAAATAACTTTAGCCGTTTCATCCTTAGCATTTTTCATTGATCTTATTAAAGAGTCAGCTAAAACTTGATTTACTTTTTGCAAACCTACGCTATGTCTTCTCAATGGTGTGATGCTATTTTGATCAGTAATTTTATATTTTACTTCGCACTGTGGACAAACTACAGGAAATTTGGTTTCATTCTCTGATTTTTGAATCCGAAGGAGATATTCTCCGCGCTTATCTTTTTTATATTCTCCAGTTAAACTATTATAGTTAACATTCACCCATTCTTCTTCAGAAATCACATGACCCTTCCAAAGAACTCCATACATGGCCTTGCCGATAGGCATATCAGCACTAAGATACGTTTTACCGTTTTTATTAACAATATAACCTCCTAAAAATGCCTCTCCACAACTTTCACATATGATTACTTCTAATGCAGAATGTCCACAACTACAAATTGAGCGTGGATTCTTATATAATTTTCCTAGTAATCGTCCTTTAAATCTATTTTCTTGGCTTACACAATCACAGACTTGATTAGAACAAGCCCATAGACCATTTATAGCACGAAAAAAGAAGTGTACTCTAATTGGTAAAATAAACCCTTTATTACCTTTAGATTTACAAATAATCTTAAGTACAGAAGCAACAAATAGTAAAGCATTCTTTCCTGACACTCCCATTCGTGTTGCCATGTTTATTATATCTGTAGCTGCAATTTTACCATTATCACCATACATAGAAAATATAATCCATTTGTCTAAACTATATTTTTCAGAAACTTCATAAAAACTTTTACAATGCAACGTATGCAATAGTGTCTCTTTTTTTTCTTGCTCAGTCTTACTCGGGTCAGCATACTGAACTAAGGCGTCAATTGGCAATTTTGTCATAGGTTGTTGTGGGATAGATTGTTCATCTCCTGAGAATATACAGAAACGATCTTCAAAGTCAAATTTGTTAAGACCAAAGAACTCACAAAGAAAATCTTTTGTTTGATCATTCATTTCTAGAGATGCACTTGTTGCAAGGAATTGAACCTGAGGAGAATCTGGTGTCAAGCCTAATCTGTCTAATAAAACTCTTATTAGATATGCAACTTCTGTTCCAGATGTTCCACAATATGTATGCAATTCATCAATAATCAAATGGAAAACATGTTTAGGATCTTCTTCAAGCCACTGCTTTGTACTTTCAAAAATAGGTGATTCTATTTCCCTCATCAACATAACATTAAGCATGCTATAATTTGTTATCATTATATCTGGGGAATTATCTTGCATAGACTGACGACTCCACATTTCACCATTGTCACATTCCATACATGGCACATGATAGAGTAATTCTGTATTCTCAGACTTTTGTGCCGCTAAATTCGCAGCTTCCCAATCAACCTCAAGTTGTTTTTTTTCATATTGCAACTTATTCTTTGTATTTTCACTATTACCACTAACAGGAGTACTGCCAGTATACCTACCAAAATAAAACCGGTTCCCTTGACGATTCCTATCTAGCCAATCTAATGCTCCTTTATTATTAGTTCTACGACTATTTAGACATTTACGAAGCCTAATCATTTGATCCTCAGCCAAAGCATTTAACGGATACAGAATCATTGTTCTCATAGCCCTGGTTCGCTCACTTCCCCATTTTTTTGATTCTGTTAGCAAATCTGCAATAATAGGGAGAATAAAACATTCTGTTTTACCAGAACCAGTACCAGTCGTTACAACTATGTTTTTTCTATTAATAAAAGCTTCCTTTAGAGAATCATATTGATGTGAATATAAAACTCTTTTTTCAGATTTATCATTATAAAATAGACCACATTGTACGAATTCCGACAAATCATTAGATATATTTTCCTTACAACAGAATTCATCTATAGAGGCTTTGCCTTTATATTGAGGGATAAGTTCAACAATTGGTGATTTGCATATAGTTCCTGTTTCAGACATCAAATCACGTCTCTCACTATTATAGTGTTCATCAAAGAAAGGAATAGCACTATTAATATACTTTAAATAGGTTTCCTTTAAGTCTTCATATATTTTTATAGGATCATTCATATGAAATTGATTTACATAATATTTTATTTAACTCTTCAACAATTTCTTTCGAAATATTATCAAATATATAATAATCAAAGTCACGAGTAGGTTTGCCTCCCCTCAATATGGACTCAATGAGTAAAATCCGATATAAAATTATTGGGAAGTGGATTTTTTTTACTCTTAAAACATTTTTTTCAGAACTATAAGAACCATTACACTCTTCACATATAACTCTACTATAACAAAAAGCTAAATTATTAGCTTCTGGAGCAGTATCCCAACTTGGAATAGATACAATTTTTCTGTTCGGGTAAATAAAGTAATTGTAAGCAGTAGAATCTATCCGTTTTGCAATTCCAATATTTTTCTTTTTACATTTAAAATCGAAGTTTGTAAAGTCATTTATAGTAAGTCTATTAAAATTATCAACTATTTTGTCTATTGAAGGAATGCTTTTAAGAATAGACTTAGCGTAAAATGTATACTCAATAGAAAAATCATATTTGGGTCTAACATTTGAATAATAAACAAAAGGAAAATCTGTCTCATCTTGGTATTTTTCATTAAAAATATTTGTGTAGACATATCCACATTTCCCCTTTATTAATAAAGGCTCTGTAACTCTAAATTTTCCATCGCCAATTGTATCTATATTACCTTGAATAAACAATGGCATAAAAATTTTCCAGGCGGGACGTTCATCTTCCCCTAAGTGATATTGCTGATTCAAATATTTGCAATAAGACTTAATAACATTATAACTCACTAGTCCCTTAAAACTCATCCATCCGAGTAAAAGACTTTGGGCTTTATATAAATTAGTATTCATCATCTATTAAATATGATTCGTAATCACTTGAAATCAAAGGTGAACTTTCGCGTATTTGCATTATTTGTATAGCGCTCAGGTATCCATTATTGTCAGGTTTCATTCTATTAAAATGTCCTTCATTGCACTCATTTATTGTATATTTTGTTTTAGTTAGACAACCAAAATTGCTTATACATTGTTTGGCAAGTGGCAATCCTTCTTCATCAGTTGAAATTAATAATATTCTGAGGTTTCCTGGAAATTTAATGTCCGTTCCTGGAAAGGTGTCTTCTAACCCTGTTATCATATTTACAATAGGTTGTAAATAGCAAGAAATATAAGATGTATTTATATTCTGCATGACAAAGAAATGTAATTTTGTTGGCTCTTCAGATGAAAGTCTAACAATATCCTCAAACCCATTGTTCCATACATCAAAAAAAGAACGAACCTCAGGCGTTACATTAAACATAAAATATTTACAGCAACCGATTGCATTCAACAAACTAGCGACGATTTTTCCATCAGAAAATAACAACACGTCATAACCAACTAAGAGTCCAAATATTTTTTTAGATATATTAGGCAATCTATTGTTACATTCCAAATAATGACTTAATCGCAATATGAAATTATCATCCGATTTAATTACTTCGCTTTCTAAGTCAATAGTTCGTATGGAATGTGTAGAGATATTTTGAACACATTTTTTTTCAAGATTAGAATTATTAAATATTGAAAAAACATCTTTTACCATTCCAAAGTTTCTGACTATTTCTTGTTTGTTATCTGATAACCTTTTAAAAATTTCAGCTTGATGTTTAATAATTGCATCGTTTTTTTCAATAGTTGAAATCTGGTCTTTAATATGGATATTTAAGACACGTTCTTCTTCTAATAACTTAACCTTAGCCTTTCCTAATTCCATTTGAGCATTCTCTGCAAGAATATTAATTTCGGCTATTTTCTTTTCTGTTCTTGCTTTTGCATCTATAATTTTTTGCTCATTATCTATTTTAAATTGTTTAAATGCATTTGTAAATTTACCACCTTCTTCATTAATATAATGCTGATAGTTGGCTTCCACAGATCGTTCAATAAGCTGGTTCATAATTGGACTTGCAACTAACTGCTTTAACTTCTCATAAGAAAATGAGAAATCGTCAACAATTTCACTAACTCTATTAATTCTTGAATTAATTATAATTTTTGGCGTCCCCTTTATACCAATTATAACTTCTCTTATTGCTAGCATTAAATTATCAGAACTACCACCCCCAATTAATTCAAGCCAAGTTTTTTTGAGCACTTCTCCAGTTATCCAACAGCACAAGGTCTTATTCGACATCATATCAACATATTCTGGTTTCAAAGAAATAGTGTCTTTAATAATGAAATAATGCCTATCATCAGCGGTTACAAAATTATCAAAATCACTATCAATTAAATCGTTTAATTTCCACCTAGAAATATAATGTCTATTAATACTTTCATCTATCTTATAAACATATTTATCTACACCAATATAGAATGCGCCATCTTTAGTATACTTAGCTTTCAATTCATCATATGATTGTGCAATGTCGGTTGATATAGTATTTCTAACATCTAATATAGGTATACCATATTCTTCAACTATACCATTGTTCCAGTCCCAAATATAATTATCCTTGCCATTATTATTTGAATGTTGAACACCTAGAAATACACATTTATGAACAAGATTGGGACATTTTCCTTGAAAATGTGGGGCAAAAACTCGACCTTGACTAGGAAACATTTCAACTGCCTCTGATGGTGTAAGGTGATTAAACTTCCAATCCGTATCTAAATAGCCTATTACAGATATTCTTGCATTATTGGAACTCGATGGTTCAGCAATTCCAACTATTTTAATACTTTCTATTTCCATATTTGTTTTTTTCTTTGATTAGATAATTAATATTATTTTTACGATATAATATATCAGAACACCATTTTCTAAGTGGAGTTATTGTTGATATATATGAATACTTGCTAAAATCTAAGCCTACAACTAACCCTTCTTTAGTTGTTTGCCAACAGTATGGCCGTTTGTTTTGTAGATCCCATCTTTTATTATCATTCCATGGAATGATATCGATATTATCTTCAACTAATGTAAATTCTTTTACTTTATAACCTTTAATTTTTATTTGGTGCTTTCCTTTTTTTAAATCAAAAGTATGCGTCTGTTGTTCAGTATGCGAATCGTACCTAACACCATCAATCCAAAATGCTAATGCTACTTTAGTTATCAATATTGGTGGAGCCCCAACTATATATGTGTTTGGTCTAAGCTTAAAGCCTCCAACTATAGAATATGGACGCTCTTCACCGTAAAATTTTTCATACAATTCATATTTTGGATTTATTCTTATAATTCTAAATAATCCAATGGATGCAACAACATTTCTACCTAAATATCTAGCACCATTTCCTATATATTCAAGCAATAATGCGTCTGCATTGTAGTCATCAATATATCTAGTTTCATTCCACCAATTATCATAATCAGGATCTTTTTGGAATACTATTACATTACTGCGTTTCATATTATAATATGGTTTGAGAAAATCAAAATTTAGTCTAGATTTTAACTGAATTTCTTCAACTAACTCTCCATTATATATACTCAGTACATCAATAAACCAATTTTCATTATCATAATACAAGTTTATATTATATTTTGGTTCTGAAACTATTGACTCTTTGCTTACTCCATAGCAAGTAGGTTTTAAATATTCACCTGTCCACGACAAAAAATATTGATATATTTGCTCATTAGCACGACTTCGGTCATCAGAAAGAATTCTTATAGCTCGTCTAGAATAATATGTTTTTTCATGTCTGATACCAATTAAAGACCAAAATTCATGTTCGCTCAAGTCTTCATTGGGATTTAAGCATTTTTCGATAAATAAGTATGCAATACTTTTTAGATCTTGGCGGTTAAGAATAAGAGAAGAATGTACTTTGGGGTATTGAACATACCTATAAATTCCTGTTGTTGGTTCGCATACGTTGGTTATTATAAACGATTTGTCATTACACCACTCATAATATCGTGTCCAAATATCATCCTGATTCTCACAAGCCCATTTTTGCCAATCATTAACTTTTATATCTAAGACATCATTATCACATATTCTATTTCTGAAGTTGGAAGAAGAAAAACCATCTGCAGTATCCATCTTTGATGCTGCATACATTTGGATAGCAATAATACCTAATATTTCTTCTATACTCGAACATCCAGATATATTATAAAATCTCTGGCAGCTATGTACAGAATCAAAGAAGTCTTTTATACTACATTTTTTGACTTTGCAGAATTGTTTTATGTAGTATTCATCTATGATAGGGAATATAACCTCGCCCCTTTTGTCATCAGCAAAGAAGGTATCAAGAACGAATTTTCCCAAAGTTGAATATGGATCAGTCATTATTTTCTCTTATTTTTCAATATACTATATTATTAAAGGTTATAAAATAGCAACGCTTCCATGTATAGTCCTGCAAAGATAGCAATTACAATCAATAACTATACCTTTATAATATTAACTTGCAAAATTTTTGATAAAATTACTCGTTAAATATTTAGAGCAAAAACATGTAAGAATCTTGTCTATTTTTTATCACATTCAAGTTGGTTTTCCACATCTTTAAAATTTTAGTCCATTAATTTACGTTTAAAGCACAAATATATGAAATATTATTGAAAATAAATAATAATTATTATTAAAACGTAAAAAACAAGCTATAAATTACATAATAATAGCATTAAATCATTGGAATATAAAAAGTAGTATTGTTAAATTACCTATATTCTATTGGCGAAAAAATATGGACTACAAAATACTTAGAAACACCTTGTATTTTTAGAGTAATTACAATTGAATAATTAACAAAAAAGATATCAAATGAGCTATTAATAGACCCAATATCCGAAATATCCTTTTCTTAATGGGACAACTATTGTTGATTTATGGGATGGTCTTTATCGTGTAGCTCATCATGAAGATGTATGCAAATAGTGTCATTAGAAGTTGCATCATAAACATAGACGCTTTTATGCATGAAAATACTTGCGGAATTCTAGCTGATTTCTCAAAACACAGGATACTGTCAAACATATTTGTTCCAAAACAGAGGATACAACGGCTTGTTTTTGTTTCAAAACATAGGATACATACACTGTTTTTTGTTCCAAAATGGAGGATACATCAATAAGTACCTGCTTCAAAATGGACTTAAGGAGTGTCCCCACGCTTTTGTTTTTTTTAGCTACGTAGCTACGTCATCGCATGAATCCCCTTTAAACAAAGCAATCAGCGATAAAGAAGTATGTATTTAAGCTACGACAAGCTACGTTCTAGCTACGTCATAAATTGCGTTATTACGATGAAACGCAAAATAAGAAGTAATATTAAAGTGATTTTATTTGAATATTTAGCGCAGCTATTTTTGGTTTAGCCTATAAGAGTAATACCATAGAGTAACGCAAATTAATATTTTAATCCAAAATATTACTGTATGATAATCATAATTGCTGATAAAGGATGTTTGTACAAATAGTGCGATGCCTATACCACAAAACCTTCTAGAAAGATAATTCGAGTTATTAATTACAGCCATTTGTCTTTTCATATTAATTTATTTTTTCTAATTTGTTCTTACAATCATCAAACAGGTTTTACTGTGTATCCTTGATCACGAAGCATCTTGATGATAGAATATTCTCCCATCATGTGCCTACAACCAAATGCAAATAAGCAAGCATGGTTAGATATATTTTTTTCGATAATTGGAACCCATTTTTTATTTCTGTCACGTACTAATATTTCTTTTTCCTCTTTAGATTCTGGAATTGGTGATTTATCAAAATAACTTTCCATTTTATAATAATCATTTTCTAAATACAAATTAGTTAATTCTTGAAAAGGATGATCAGGCATTAAATTTAATGCATGAATACATATATAAAGAATATTAACTTGTTTCTTTAAAGAGACTGTATCTAGACCATTGCCGACATTCATAGATAAATGAAGAAGAGACAACTGGACTGCATCATCATCTAAGGCTATAATTTTAGCTTTAGTTTTGATAGCTTCGTTATATAAAACCTTATCTACCATTTGTATGCCAGCTCTTTGCTTTACAAATTCCGATAAAGCTATTCGTGAAACCCAATAACTTGGTTTCTTTTTCCAATATTCTGTATCAAACATCTTATCGGCTAAGTATTTATCAATTTCTCGAAATTCGGCTAGGCTGTCACAAAGACGCTTATAATAAATTCCACGTGGCATCAAATACTTAGGATCTGGATTTCTTATCCATTTATAAAACAACATATCTGCTGCTTTGTTATGCTTTGGCTTTGGTTCCATCGTTGATTCAAAACCAATAACGTCCGCTTTTTGAAAAACATCTGCAAGCCCTTTAAATTTAAAGATCTCCTCTTTTGTAAAGTTATAACCATCTCCGTGACATGTTCCAAACAAATAGGATTTCTTTGTTAATCCGTTACCACTTATTTCCCAAAGAAAACCAGCCTTATTCGACAACGTATCTGTATTAGTGTTCAAGTTAGTTTGAGCAAATAAGTTGTTTGATATCATTACTAAAATGATTATAAAACACTTTCTAAAAAACATATTCATAATTTTAGGTATATAAGAATTAAATTTTATCTACAATATTAGCATTAATAATCGGTTGTGATTATAACTTTCAAGTACTATGCACACGCTGAGTTAAAGGAAGTATAGCGGCAAACTTTGTAAGTATGTTCATGGTCTTGTTAAAGTCATCCTAAATCGAGGGCAATATAATTACCCAGATACCACTAAAGGTTGTGGGAGAAATACTTTTCTCCAAAACATTGAGCAAACTAAATAGTTCAAAGACTTTTTCACTACCCAGAGAGAAGTGACCATCATCATATTGTCTTTCAAGTTCATCATAAGTTGTTTCTTCAGGTTTACTTTTTTCAGCAGTTAATTCGTTAACTAATAATACATTAGCAATATCTATGATAGTATAGAATTTGCTATTAAAGTATTATGAAATACAAAGATAATATATATTTTTGAATAAGCCCACTAAATTAAATGTTTTTTTATCTACAAAAATGCGTGACTAAATTCGCACTAAATATAGAGACCATGTAACGACTAGTAATAACGTTTGATCGATGAAATACAAACTTTATATCATAGAAACGCAAACGTTTGATCGATACTATGGAAACTTTATATCGTAGGAATGGAAACGTTATGTCGTAGAAACAGATCTGTTTTATCGTAGAAACGAATGTCCTGATTTGCAAAAACAAATTAGTGACACAAATGCATAGATTTAAAACAAACGAAACACAATAAACTAAAGTTATTTTAGCAATATGATATGATAGGCTTGATAAATAAGACTACTATAATTATGGTAAAATTTTTAATTCTCTACATAGAGTTTTCTAAAATAAAGTGTCGAAGTGTCAACATGTTGATTACTAAGCTATTAAACCAAAAATAAGTGTCGGTGAAGTGTCGGCTAAGTGTCGGTAAATCTTATGTTTGATGGAAGATATGCAAATTCACCATTATTATATAGGCGATTTTATGTTTGATTGATATAACGTAGAATTTACCGACACTTAGCCGACACTTCACCGACACTTAAAACAAGTCTAAAGTACTGATTATAAGTTCATTGACTCTTCGACACTTTATTTTCAAAAACGCCTAGTACGCGCGCGTGTAAATTGTTAGTATTTTAATATATTTATCTTGTTATAAAATCACCTCTTATTTTACTTTAAACATCCATTTCTATATGGAAACACTCTTTCATGACGTAGCTAGAACGTAGCTTGTCGTAGCTAAATGGTCTGTTTAATTTCCACAGTTCTCTTTGTTTAAAGGCTATTCAAGACATGACGTAGCTGCGTAGCTAAAAACTTAAATTACATAAGGGAAGGCTTTGTAAACTTAGGGAGGAGACTAAATAAATACCAAACATAATTTTATTTTGTATTGTCTTCGACTTCTTACTTTAACTGCGTTGAAGATAAGGCTACACTCGGGATAACAAAATTAAAACTTGTTTTAATTTTGCTTTTTCGCTCATTTGCACTACCTTTAAATAAGGTAGGCTGCGTCTAAACAAATTTCGACGAACCGAAATATAACCAAATTTATTTGAGGTATATTGAGGTGAGGATGAAATTCACATGATGTAATAAAAATAAAAGAGACTTTTATTTTGTATTGTTTTCGACTTGCATACTTTAACTACGTTGAAAGTAGGCTGCACTCGGGAGAGCCCCAATTAAAATCAATTTTAATTTGGACTTTCCACTCGTTTGCACTACCTTTGTCACAAAAAGAGGAATATGAAATATAAAATGATTGTACTCGACTTAGACGGTACTTTGACTAACGAGAAAAAGAAGATAACTCCGAAGACAAAGGAAGCTCTGATGCGTGCACAAGAAAACGGAATAAAAGTTGTTTTGGCTTCAGGAAGACCTACTTATGGCATTACTGCCCTAGCAGATGAACTGAACCTGAAAGAATATGGTGGTTACATATTGGCTTTCAATGGTGGAAAGATTATTAGCTGCAAAGATATGAATGTGGTCTTTGAACAAATCCTTGACGAGAATCTTGTCCCAAAGCTATACGAAACTGCTACAAATAACAATATGCCTATTCTTACATATCAAGGCGAAAGCATCGCTACTAGCAAAAAAGATGATCAATACGTTGCTTACGAGGCTTTTATAAACCAGATGCCTGTTATACAATATGATGACTTTCTTGGACAAGTTGTTTACCCGATTAATAAATGCCTTATCGTGGGAGAACCTACCCTACTTCACAAATTGGAATTAAAACTGGCAAAGGAAGTTGAAGGCAAGATGAATATATATCGTTCGGCTACCTGCTTCCTTGAATGTGTACCTCTCGGAATAGATAAAGCTAAATCACTCGACAGACTAATCAAAACGCTTGACATCAAAAAAGAAGAGATTATTGCTTGCGGTGACGGATATAACGACCTTAGCATGATTGAATTTGCTGGTCTGGGTGTTGCTATGGCAAATGCAGCTGAAGATATACAAGCCAAGGCAGACTTCATCACTTATTCAAACGAGGAAGATGGTGTGGCACATGTTATTGACAAATTCATATTTGGTGAATAGTAGACTATACAATATATAAAAAGGCGAGTTTTACACTCGCGTTTTTTAGTTTATTGAATTTGTACAGAACTGTATTTATCTATTTCAACTTTCACACCTTTTGGTATTTTAGGAGTTTTCCATGTCCCGTCAAGAACCAATATTTTATAAGTTCTTCCAGAATGTAAAGCGTTTATTGCCTCCTGTAAAGTGAGATGATTACCACGACCTTGCGTAGACACAACAGAATCATAATGCCTAATGTAAGGTTTGAGTTCAGGAATAACCTCACCAATTGCATCTGCCAATGCTCCAGCAACAACTCTTGCTCCATATATATTGTAATGTGTATTGTCTTTCCTTCCTTTTGGAATAGCAGCACACTCATCAGGTTTCAACCACATGTGAAGATAACGACTACCCTGTATGCCATATTGTTGTTCTATCCTTGTTGTTATGGCATTGGCATCAACATAAGCTACATTTAGTCTACGAGCCACATTAGACGCCGATAGCCTGTATTTTCCGTGAGTGTCTACAAGAGTATCACTATTTATCTTTTCATCGCCATAGGCAACGCTGCGCAAAGCCTCATCTTCAGTAACCGTGTCAACGACATTATAAAAAGATCTGCG
Protein-coding sequences here:
- a CDS encoding DEAD/DEAH box helicase, encoding MNDPIKIYEDLKETYLKYINSAIPFFDEHYNSERRDLMSETGTICKSPIVELIPQYKGKASIDEFCCKENISNDLSEFVQCGLFYNDKSEKRVLYSHQYDSLKEAFINRKNIVVTTGTGSGKTECFILPIIADLLTESKKWGSERTRAMRTMILYPLNALAEDQMIRLRKCLNSRRTNNKGALDWLDRNRQGNRFYFGRYTGSTPVSGNSENTKNKLQYEKKQLEVDWEAANLAAQKSENTELLYHVPCMECDNGEMWSRQSMQDNSPDIMITNYSMLNVMLMREIESPIFESTKQWLEEDPKHVFHLIIDELHTYCGTSGTEVAYLIRVLLDRLGLTPDSPQVQFLATSASLEMNDQTKDFLCEFFGLNKFDFEDRFCIFSGDEQSIPQQPMTKLPIDALVQYADPSKTEQEKKETLLHTLHCKSFYEVSEKYSLDKWIIFSMYGDNGKIAATDIINMATRMGVSGKNALLFVASVLKIICKSKGNKGFILPIRVHFFFRAINGLWACSNQVCDCVSQENRFKGRLLGKLYKNPRSICSCGHSALEVIICESCGEAFLGGYIVNKNGKTYLSADMPIGKAMYGVLWKGHVISEEEWVNVNYNSLTGEYKKDKRGEYLLRIQKSENETKFPVVCPQCEVKYKITDQNSITPLRRHSVGLQKVNQVLADSLIRSMKNAKDETAKVILFSDSRQAAAKLSAGIELDHYRDVVRWLMLHALKGDDEVINFLKQFQAKDRIIQSREENDKMIALSNKNIYASLIQMIRSKRYGLTEQEAIELKFKFKNIENIGFPYITSDVFSGLLKIGTNPAGPKPSLSTNLFSGAWWNLFDFKEYRKKDGLGDYAEEYYNKICLANRQELLISLFANKKKSFEAMKLGYISCIQTNNMDNRLEQLINSTVRILGEKRRITGYDSKYPTPKSFPMSVRKMINSIYGSKHVRQIIELLKETMRGMEILDKNYIQLTGKGIAFVKSYLGMEYWICPICKTVHLQPSNGICTNCQSRLTIHKTITAQDLQDPQDYYLSLVNDTNDIYRLHCEEMTGQTSKSDSRRRQRLFQDIFLNDETPIVDGIDLLSVTTTMEAGVDIGSLSVVMMGNVPPQRFNYQQRVGRAGRRGNPLAVALTIAKGSSHDQTHYQEPERMVSSSPKDPYLEVRIKEIAERIIYKEVLYHVFLNSQVSSANDNIHGNFGNVFDWEPTNKLIAEKWIKYHTNEIKHIIEVVTKETLITDNDRKSILKNMQTEFIGRISDIASSTDFTQDSLSERLANAGMLPMFGFPTRTRNLYLNKPDKLPAEDIVTRDLDMAINSFAPGHELVKDKKIFKAVGVADYKYNRQNMVSLKENSLNVYRKPLFRCKNCGYSTLSIESDKATCPICSKPMERINVCSPLGFCVDYNMEAKDFNGSFDWYTPNSDIKLDCEDHLEDCSPVNNLQIRNNIVPDQGLVHLVNDNNGKLYNFGLNSDDIWISPDAYPQEIKDSLPLKSRKKLAFVVTKTTGVMTLGFIEVPDNICLVPLSENENYIAVKSAFYSWGYLLRRSIAIYLDIDTTELEIGYGISPVTHKPEVFIVEKLENGSGYCNYLSGRKYPNIPFDAMIKPLLEGGYLYEHLLNSQHRDSCLSSCYDCIRDYSNQQNHALLDWRLGLDLARLSANDAAEISFNVDYWKDMLDKNLVYLLRKRHFNIKNNGELYLAYDENSQVRGIIVHPLWSAEYINRLLDKYNIGNIEIISIFELTRSLY
- a CDS encoding TraB/GumN family protein; its protein translation is MISNNLFAQTNLNTNTDTLSNKAGFLWEISGNGLTKKSYLFGTCHGDGYNFTKEEIFKFKGLADVFQKADVIGFESTMEPKPKHNKAADMLFYKWIRNPDPKYLMPRGIYYKRLCDSLAEFREIDKYLADKMFDTEYWKKKPSYWVSRIALSEFVKQRAGIQMVDKVLYNEAIKTKAKIIALDDDAVQLSLLHLSMNVGNGLDTVSLKKQVNILYICIHALNLMPDHPFQELTNLYLENDYYKMESYFDKSPIPESKEEKEILVRDRNKKWVPIIEKNISNHACLFAFGCRHMMGEYSIIKMLRDQGYTVKPV